The nucleotide window TGGCCCCTCACCTCCTCCGTATGTTTAACCAGGTCCTCGGAGGCACCCCCTTTCCCCagcacatgctccaagcgtccatctcggtaATACTAAAACAGGGCAAAGACCCcctggactgtaaaagctacagaccaatctccctgattaattcggacgtGAAAATCTACGCCAAacttctggccaatagattaagtctcatcctacccagactggtgcacccagatcaagtcggctttatccCGGGGCGGCAATCAgcagataatacccgacgaattattgatctgatagaaatagccaatacacGAGCAATTCCGGtgatggcgctcagtctggatgcagaaaaagcgttcgataggatagactggccataccttgaggccacgcttggagcatttgggatgGGTGAAAAACTGACAAAGGCGATACTGGCTCTATATTCGGACCCATCGGCTAGGGTTACCCATCAGGGGTTTGCTTCAgatcccttccaaattaagagcggaacgaggcagggctgcccgctctcccccctcctctttgctctgTGTATGGAGCCATTGGCTGCTCAGATACGTGATAGCAAAGACATCACGGGTATTGACATCGGAAACCAGTCGCATAaagtggcactgtatgcggatgacgtgttcctgacaatatctaaaccccttacctctctaccgAACCTATTCGAGCTATTGGGAAGATTCAACAGAATCTccggattcaaaataaatcagtcaAAATCAGACGCTCTAAATATAAATCTCCCTAAGCACTTGGAGAAATTGATGTCTATAAACTTTAACTTTAACTGGCAACAGAgccacattaaatatctgggcatcaaTGTCACTAAGTCCTACAATACACTATAccaagcaaattaccccaaactgaCGCAAACTATGAGAGGGGACATAAAGCGATGGGCCACGTGTAAAATTTCTTGGATTGGTAAGATTCACTGCGTCAAAATGAATCTGCTCCCTCGCCTTCTATACCTGTACCAAACCCTCCCGGTGCCATTGGGATTGAAGGAGACCCTCTCGCTTCAATCAgtgatagataaatttatctggggagggaagaagGCACGGGTGGGTAAACAGATCATGCGCAGgcaaacaggggcagggggtcTAGCGGTGCCTTGTTTGTTGTCATACtataaggcggcacaattatgccagaTTGTGCAGTGGCACACCAGCCcagactcaaaaagatgggtcgcCCTAGAAAAAGAACTATGCTTCCCTTTGGAGCTGGGGCATCTGATTTGGCTTCCCCAAAAGGTGCGGTTAGGCgccaaactgccgctatcctcaatgaccaactctctCTGTCTGGGAGGCTACCAGTCTCAAATGTGGCTTGACGCACAAGTCATCAGGTATGACCCCACTATGGAACAACCCACTCTTTGCTCCGGGTCTGAACAATGTTGCCTTCCCAATCTGGAAACATAGAAATATCAACAGACTAGTAGATCTGGAGGGTAGACAAGGCATACAAATATTCGATATACTTAAGTCAGACAAAAAGATCCCCAATGCCgagttttttagatacctccagatcagagcattctacCAGAAGATGCAACCACATACACCCATGACGAATTTCGAAAagctgtcgatcagggacatccacgaagggacttacatcgcagatgtacaaggAAGTGACCGGTTCTGGTGCAAAAGTGACGAACAAAAcagggtactgcaccgacacactttattcgagcaaatacccagtatgtacctggcagatacctggaatgcgccgctcctcacctctgacaagccccgttgcatttgccttcccagcctgggttcatgcctggctgacgggcggctgatctgttaaatgataatgattaggatttaataggctgcaatgcttcgcgtgtctaccagatggcataaattcatgaattgtaatgcagtatatatatatatactgtgcagtattgcagccagcgggaataaaatgcttcaatccctgtctggaaaatacctcaatgcactcgggcagaaaacagtcacaaacctcaatacacccgagtatacccgaattcgtgggactagccgagctcgaataaagtgtgtcgccagtgtacatgacaAAGTGGGAACACGACCTGGGGGAGACGCTGGAAGTAGAGGAGTGGTCCAAGATAGTAGAGGCAACAGCTaaaagctccatgtgcacgaccttgagggagaacgcatataaggttatgatgcgatggtaccacacccccactaaattagctaaatttctgcccagttactccccgcTGTGCCCGAGACAGTGTGGACAACGGgcagacctgttgcacatgctgtggtcctgccctaggATCGTCCCTGTGTGGGAATCAATTACAGATTGGTTGCACAAGCTCCTAGGTAAACCCATACAggtggacccatggctgttccttttgaacaGACCCAAAAAAGGACTCTCCCGAGGCGAGAACAAATTAGTAGCGCATTTTGCGATGGCAGTCCGGGGAGAGATcgcagcacgttggaaacaaaataaaatcccTTTGATTACTAAGATTCGGAATTGGatttggtcagtttgccagatggaaaagttgacgagtctggtcaacgacactggcgcaaATTATTTAAAAGTCTGGACACCTTGGCTGGACCAGACAGACATACCAGGGGTGGAGAGGGCCACGATTTGGCATTGATTGCGGTAGGTGCGTTCTCCCTTAAAAGACGGCTAGTAGGCGGAACCTGGGCGTCATGCCCCGCCCTCATCCGACACGCGGCCAGCGCAGAATAGCCTCTAGAGTGTGGGCCAGACCGGATACAGGGAATGCTCAATGTTTCCCCAGACGCAGAGAGCCAGCCGGTAGGCACACGGAAGCGGAACCACGGCAGGagaccgccctctcccccccccccccacaatcccccaccccccctctttcaCTAGGGGACTGTCAGTCTGTCTGTTTGTTTTCCCGGTTTGTCTGTCATCAGATGTTCATTCATATCATAGAGTGTTAGCAACTGTAAGCTGCACCTGCAATACAGTTATATGCTATGTATGCAATTTATGTACGTGTCaaataaaatttaagttgaaaaaaaataaaaaacggagcaattacaaaagagacaaaaaaaaagactgaaaattagtgttgcaaaaaaaaaaaaacaacctctgTTACAAAATCATTGTAAAGATGGGAGACAACCCAATAATGATACAGAGAATTACAAGGGAAATAAATGTATACTTGGAACCCTACAAACAGGACAAGAGTGGCGGGAAGTTCCAAATAGGAATAGTCACCATAGAGAACACAACCCTACTTTATAAATCTAGAAGAAACAGTAAtacacattataatacatttgaACCATTGTTTCATAACAGAAATAGACAAGAGGatctaagaaaataaaaaaagatattacgAACCCCCTCCAGAATATGGGAATAGAAACAAGACTTTTCTTAGAGAGACCGGAATGCGAAATGGAGACAAAAAATAAGAGATAATCTAGTGAGGAATCAAATTACTGTATATAGCTTCACCCCAAAGTAGGACATGGGATTCAATTACAGGCAAGGAAAGACGGGAAGGAAGAGACCTGAAAAAAGAGCCCAATAAAAGAAAAAGTAATATTTAATCTAAGGCTACACAAATGACCAAAAAAGGAATTTAATGTCCtaaacaaggggttaacctccAACATATAGACCAAATGCTTTCAATCTATACATAGATTTAAACAAATATGTCCGAAAGTGATCTCTAAAGAGATATTTTGCTGGAAGGGAAGTATTGGGAATGATTtgactggagctgcaggggggaaatATGATTTGCTGGGGAGAAGACAGAGAAGGCCGCACCACACCGTCGGTCCCGCAGGTAAGTCGTGGGGGAGTGTTtagggggctatatatatatatttgatagaagGTCACTGGCACTCCTGTAGGTAATCAGTAGTGGgctggtgcatgtcccatagaaataataaaagcatactgtacattactatGAAGCGGCAAAGAGATGACAGCACTCAGACAGTTTGAAGcagtattatgtattaaacatatagcacatatctccaacgtttcgatcccacagggggatcttcctcaggggggcaccccctgttaaaaaaaaaataaactaaaaaaagCATAGCCGCAAGGACCGCTCCTTTATAGCATCCAAAAACGCTCACAGCCTAAAAAATAGCAAGCGTGTGTGCGTGCGGACGCACAGGATAGGTTATGGGGAGTAAGAAAGTGACAAACCCTCCatcgtacagcaaataaaaataccaggcAGGTCTGCATCCcggctttcccccattatctcccagcatacactgcttccactgcagcaagggattctgggaaattacatgcacatgtacagtgtgttacttttgtgcatgcatgtatgtagaTATCTTATGTGAGTGAAAAATGAAACCACACATCTAATACAATTTAATTCAATTGTATTTTGCATTCTTTTAATGTGATTTCTAACAAGACAAAATATATGACTTAATGAAGAGCCATTCATTTAAACTCTCCAAATAACATAATAAATCGCTCTCTATCCAAAATGCGACCAAACTTAGTTGTAAAATACAATACGTCTGAGCTGCTGTATCGTCTAAACTGAAGAAGCGTTTCATGTCTGCCGTCTCCAGTTTCTGCCAGAGTTTTTACGTCTTCCACTGGAATGAAGATGTCTCTTCTTTTGCCCCAAAATGTCAAATGGGAAACTTTCAAGGTCGTACCTGCTCCATTTAAATAGATCATTCCAATAATTCGCCTTAAATAATAAGTTAGGCAGTAGAGCATCGTACCAGCAAGAATAGCAGTTCCACTGCAATATACCACACATGCATACGAGACCTGTCCTTGCAAATAGAAATAGTAAACGGGTGGAAGTAACAACATAGTCACCGTAGTCTGAAGCAGCTTGAGTCTGGAAAGCGATCTGCAGAACCATATTCCTGGAAACTTGTAGATCAAGGTGAACTTATCAGGATCACAGATCTCTTCCTGCTGGGGCAGAGATATACGGGCACGTGTGTTGCTTGGTACCCACTGTGGTGTCCCTTCTACATGCAGTAAGTAAGGATGCGAGGCCTTTTCACTTCCTCGTGGCTGGAGGATCTTACCGCTGCCTATGCAGCTTGTTGTGCAAAAGATCCTTGATTTACACATCTGTAAAGGTAGCAGAACATATGAAGAAGATCTGTAGCAAAGGGAAACCGCACAAAGTCCTGCCATGATTGTGTATCCTATAGTTGAAACAGAAAAATACGTTAACTTAAAGCAAGCAATCAATTGGTACCGACACATCTAATGATGACCTTTCAGTTTGCGGTTTCTTTTGTGTTGTATGATGTCATActctgttttatactgtacattgttcaCAAGAAACAACCATGAAGCTTGTCTAGGTCTTACTTATACTGTACATGATTGAATCATCTACGTCACTGATGTATGTTATTCTGATGTGTTTTCCGATATGGtgaaaactgtttttaaatactttgagATGTCATACGAGTAAAAATGAATTGCTCAAATGTAACTCATTAAACAAGCCAGTGTGATCAGTACACTGGTCCCTTAGGAAAGATTGTCCCTATAAAGATTtgctagggggggagggggggcgccgcggttacagaggtcccggaTATGGCCTCTGTAACGTCCCTCACCTGCTGCCAGGCGGGTCTTtggcgacgcatcaccatggcaacgtggcgtcaaatgacgctgcggggtcgtgatgttacgtcacatgaccctcgatgtcatttgacgccggtttcTAAGccaggggggcgcgaacgctggggCGTGCACtccaaaaactttgcgcacccctgctataaagcATCCTTAAAATTCAATAACGCTTTAAAAAGTATGCAGGTCAGAAGCCGCAGAGCCACTGCCGGCATCCAGCCACGCTAAGCTTTCCTCCAGTGAGAGCCCAGTGAGGAAACTGAGGATTCCTTCCTCTTCCGTTTCCTCCAAAATGGCTGCCGTGGTCATGTGACTGTACAGTGCCGGAGGGGCCATGCCAATCGGCACTACGACCTCTCCAGCACTTGGGGTTAGTCTCCTCCGGACAAGACATTACCTAGCACATAATCAACTAAACCCTACAACCACACAAAATACTATTACTTAAATAAATAAGATGATAGGGAAGAgaatccctgccctgcagagcttacaatctaaatggcgCGTTGGGAGACTTGCAAACTTATTCTATGTCTGCCGAAACGGCCAATTGGGCCGTTTTTTCAGACGAAATTCCCTACTGACTTCAAGAGGGAATTTCGGCTAAAACAGCCCTATTAGCTACTTTGGAGGATTTAGAATAAGTGCTTTTAACTGTAAAAAGAGGCGGACGTGCTGTGGATggcagtgtctggccttgatAGTTGGCAAATGAATCGGTTGTATGGTGAGAAGTGGTCTTGAATCCaggcagtggcgtagctagacatgtgcgggcccccgggcaaaacatTCTtaagggccccattaatattaatatggactgtaatttttttttctccctccccttcctctctctcctcatcaCCATCATCTGCCCCCCATCAACagctccccctcagctctctctcctttcctctcctcagctctctcccccaccccttagCTCTCTATTCCCACTCTCAGCTCTCCCTCCTCtaagctctcttctcccccaccctcagctctcttctcctccccaccctcagctctcttctcctccccaccctcagctctcttctcctccccaccctcagctctcttctcctccccaccctcagctctcttctcctccccaccctcagctctcttctcctccccaccctcagctctcttctcctccccaccctcagctctcttctcctccccaccctcagctctcttctcctccccaccctcagctcttttctcctccccaccctcagctctcttctcctccccaccctcagctctcttctcctccccaccctcagctctcttctcctccccaccctcagctctctgccccccaccctcagctctcttctcctccccaccctcagctctcttctcctccccaccctcagctctcttctcctccccaccctcagctctctgccccccaccctcagctctctcccccccccaccctcagctctcttctcctccccaccctcagctctcttctcctccccaccctcagctctctgccccccaccctcagctctctctccccccccaccctcagctctctccccccccaccctcagctctcttctcctccccaccctcagctctcttctcctccccaccctcagctctctccccctccccaacctcagctctctttccctccccaccctcagctctctccccccctccttcagctcttctcctccccaccctcagctctctgcccccctccttcagctctcttctccccccctgcttcaactctcttcccccccctcagctctctcccccgcccaccccttctcccctcccccgcccacccctcttctcccccccctcagctccctcccccgcccacccttcttctcccccccctgcccacccttcttctcccccccctgcccacccttcttctcccccccctgcccacccttcttctccccccccctgcccacccttcttctccccccccctgcccacccttcttctccccccccctgcccacccttcttctccccccccctgcccacccttcttctccccccccctgcccacccttcttctccccccccctgcccacccttcttctccccccccctgcccacccttcttctccccccccctgcccacccttcttctccccccccctgcccacccttcttctccccccccctgcccacccttcttctcccccccctgcccacccttcttctccccccccttcttctcccccccctgcccacccttcttctcccccccctgcccacccttcttctcccccccctgcccacccttcttctcccccccctgcccacccttcttctccccccctcagctctctcccccacccaaccctcttctctcccccgcccacccttctccccccccctcagctctctcccccaccccttcccccccaccccttcccccccacccttagctctctcccccaccccttcccccccaccctcagctctctcccccatgTTTCTCTTCACTTcagcgcactctctctctcccaagccTATCTTTGGCGGGAGGAGATTATCAgaggagcagccggcagaggagcagtggcagcagacaccggcaGTAAGAAAGACTTCCAGGTCAGACTGCTAGAGGGCGCTCTCCCCTGCCTGCTGATTCCTGTACCGGCTTGCTTTTCCTTTAACAGTGGGGGCCCGCCCCAtaccatcccccccacctcccatcccccccaaGAGCGCAGGCCCAGGGCTTTTCCCAGGCTATAGCTACGTCCCGGGTCCAGGTTATTTTATTTGAACATGGTGAGAGGTGTTTGGCGAGATTGAGGGAGTTCAAAAAGTAGGGCTCTGTGATAGATAGCAAG belongs to Ascaphus truei isolate aAscTru1 chromosome 11, aAscTru1.hap1, whole genome shotgun sequence and includes:
- the TMEM186 gene encoding transmembrane protein 186; this translates as MAGLCAVSLCYRSSSYVLLPLQMCKSRIFCTTSCIGSGKILQPRGSEKASHPYLLHVEGTPQWVPSNTRARISLPQQEEICDPDKFTLIYKFPGIWFCRSLSRLKLLQTTVTMLLLPPVYYFYLQGQVSYACVVYCSGTAILAGTMLYCLTYYLRRIIGMIYLNGAGTTLKVSHLTFWGKRRDIFIPVEDVKTLAETGDGRHETLLQFRRYSSSDVLYFTTKFGRILDRERFIMLFGEFK